The proteins below come from a single Holdemania massiliensis genomic window:
- the licT gene encoding BglG family transcription antiterminator LicT, whose protein sequence is MKIHRILTNNAAVVINENGNDQIVCGKGIAYKKKCGEEIDPTLVTQMFVMMPDSKLFSQLEQLLTDIPLDYVILSHEIVKMARVSMGLKLSDSLIISLADHIYGTMRRYREGFSISNGLMWEIQRFYEKEYEIGLLAKEMIEKKFQIELPLDEAAYIAMHIVNAETKDSTLDETMRITKLIQDIIKIIRMFFKVELDESSGYYYRFITHLKYFARRILRNEEVGEQDNSELSKLIFEKYKSAYACSEKIEQFLLDKFDYRISDEEKMYLTIHIHSAVTKSAIQRKEGHSER, encoded by the coding sequence ATGATCAAATTGTCTGTGGAAAAGGTATCGCTTATAAAAAGAAATGCGGTGAAGAGATTGATCCCACATTAGTCACACAGATGTTTGTGATGATGCCGGACAGTAAGCTGTTCAGCCAATTAGAACAGCTGTTAACCGATATCCCTTTAGATTATGTGATTTTAAGCCATGAAATTGTCAAGATGGCACGGGTCAGTATGGGACTCAAATTAAGCGACAGCTTGATCATTTCTCTAGCTGATCATATCTACGGAACAATGCGTCGTTATCGAGAAGGTTTCAGCATTTCTAATGGTTTGATGTGGGAAATTCAGCGTTTCTATGAGAAAGAATATGAAATCGGTCTACTTGCAAAAGAAATGATTGAAAAGAAATTTCAAATTGAGCTTCCTTTGGATGAAGCGGCTTATATTGCTATGCATATCGTCAATGCTGAAACCAAAGATTCAACCTTGGATGAAACAATGAGAATCACGAAACTGATTCAGGATATCATCAAGATCATCCGAATGTTCTTCAAAGTGGAACTTGATGAGAGTTCGGGTTATTATTACCGCTTTATTACTCATTTAAAATACTTTGCTAGAAGAATTCTAAGGAATGAGGAAGTCGGTGAGCAGGATAACAGTGAACTTTCCAAGCTCATTTTTGAGAAATATAAAAGTGCTTATGCTTGTTCAGAGAAAATCGAACAATTTCTCTTAGATAAATTTGATTATCGGATTTCAGATGAGGAGAAGATGTATCTTACAATCCATATTCATTCCGCAGTTACAAAAAGCGCTATTCAAAGAAAGGAGGGACATTCAGAACGCTGA